A region of Burkholderiales bacterium JOSHI_001 DNA encodes the following proteins:
- a CDS encoding isoleucine patch superfamily enzyme, carbonic anhydrase/acetyltransferase yields MAIFQFADHTPRLGENAWVAESAQVLGRVNLGAGSSVWYGAVLRGDNDLISTGERCNIQDGALLHVDPGLPLTLGQGVSIAHQAMLHGCTIGDNTMIAIQAVVLNRARIGKNCVVAAGAVVTEGAEFPDGVLIMGAPAKVKRELTADEIERNRRIADGYVEQAQRHRTQARRIA; encoded by the coding sequence ATGGCCATCTTCCAGTTCGCTGATCACACCCCCCGCCTGGGCGAGAACGCCTGGGTGGCTGAAAGCGCCCAGGTGCTGGGCCGCGTGAACCTGGGGGCGGGCAGCAGCGTGTGGTACGGCGCGGTGCTGCGCGGCGACAACGACCTGATCAGCACCGGCGAGCGCTGCAACATCCAGGACGGCGCCCTGCTGCACGTGGACCCGGGCCTGCCGCTGACCCTGGGCCAGGGCGTGAGCATCGCCCACCAGGCCATGCTGCACGGCTGCACCATCGGCGACAACACCATGATCGCCATCCAGGCGGTGGTGCTGAACCGCGCGCGCATCGGCAAGAACTGCGTCGTGGCCGCCGGCGCGGTGGTGACCGAAGGGGCTGAATTCCCCGACGGCGTGCTCATCATGGGCGCACCGGCCAAGGTCAAGCGCGAGCTCACGGCCGATGAGATCGAACGCAACCGCCGCATTGCGGATGGCTATGTGGAACAGGCGCAGCGCCACCGCACCCAAGCGCGCCGGATCGCCTGA
- a CDS encoding ammonia permease (PFAM: Ammonium Transporter Family~TIGRFAM: ammonium transporter) encodes MDQVKQGTDALFILLGAIMVLAMHSGFAFLELGTVRKKNQVNALVKILVDFAVSTIAYFFVGYGVAYGVHFMTGAETLAAKNGYELVKFFFLLTFAAAIPAIVSGGIAERARFGPQLIATAVLVGLIYPVFEGITWNQRFGIQGWIKAATGAEFHDFAGSVVVHAVGGWIGLTSVLLLGARAGRYRKDGVISAHPPSSIPFLALGAWVLAVGWFGFNVMSAQTIDKISGLVAVNSLMAMVGGTLVAVLMGRNDPGFAYNGPLAGLVAVCAGSDVMHPAGALVVGGVAGAIFVSMFTLTQNKWKIDDVLGVWPLHGLCGAWGGIACGIFGSTGLGGLGGVSLGAQVIGTALGVLWALLGGAVVYGALKAALGLRLSAEEEYEGADLSIHKIGATPDREVSW; translated from the coding sequence ATGGATCAGGTCAAGCAGGGCACCGACGCCCTGTTCATTCTTCTGGGCGCCATCATGGTGCTGGCCATGCATTCCGGCTTCGCCTTCCTGGAGCTGGGCACGGTGCGCAAGAAGAACCAGGTGAATGCGCTGGTGAAGATCCTGGTCGATTTCGCCGTCTCCACCATTGCGTACTTCTTTGTCGGCTACGGCGTGGCCTACGGGGTGCACTTCATGACCGGGGCCGAGACCCTGGCGGCCAAGAACGGCTACGAGCTGGTGAAGTTCTTCTTCCTGCTCACCTTCGCGGCGGCCATTCCGGCCATCGTTTCAGGCGGCATTGCCGAGCGCGCTCGCTTCGGTCCACAGCTCATCGCCACGGCGGTGCTGGTGGGGCTGATCTACCCGGTGTTCGAGGGCATCACCTGGAACCAGCGCTTCGGCATCCAGGGCTGGATCAAGGCCGCCACCGGGGCCGAGTTCCACGACTTCGCCGGCAGCGTGGTGGTGCATGCGGTGGGCGGCTGGATCGGCCTGACCTCGGTGCTGCTGCTGGGCGCACGCGCCGGGCGCTACCGCAAGGACGGCGTCATCAGTGCGCACCCGCCCTCGTCCATTCCCTTCCTGGCGCTGGGCGCCTGGGTGCTGGCGGTGGGCTGGTTCGGCTTCAACGTGATGAGCGCGCAGACCATCGACAAGATTTCCGGCCTGGTGGCGGTGAACTCGTTGATGGCCATGGTGGGCGGCACCCTGGTGGCGGTGCTGATGGGCCGCAACGACCCGGGCTTCGCCTACAACGGCCCGCTGGCCGGGCTGGTGGCGGTGTGCGCGGGCTCCGACGTCATGCACCCGGCCGGCGCCTTGGTGGTGGGCGGGGTGGCCGGGGCCATCTTTGTTTCCATGTTCACGCTGACGCAGAACAAGTGGAAGATCGACGACGTGCTGGGCGTGTGGCCGCTGCACGGCCTGTGCGGCGCCTGGGGCGGCATTGCCTGCGGCATCTTCGGCAGCACCGGCCTGGGCGGCCTGGGCGGGGTGAGCCTCGGGGCCCAGGTGATCGGCACGGCCCTGGGCGTGCTGTGGGCGCTGTTGGGCGGCGCGGTGGTGTACGGCGCGCTGAAGGCCGCGCTGGGGCTGCGCCTGTCGGCGGAGGAAGAGTACGAAGGCGCCGACCTGTCCATCCACAAGATCGGCGCCACGCCGGACCGCGAAGTCAGCTGGTAG
- a CDS encoding acyl-CoA synthetase (AMP-forming)/AMP-acid ligase II (PFAM: AMP-binding enzyme), giving the protein MSQPTTAPPPTAPPPPFRAPGHWLAEHAALRGAATALVEGERRLSYAEFNAQADRVAAALQRDGVKPQQAVAVCALSSIEYMVLFLGALRAGVAVAPLAPSATPQQLAGMVADAGAPLLFADASTQAVLGAVQGARRITLDGSDGGTPWAQWLQGAPATPQPVDVQPGWPFNIIYSSGTTGTPKGIVQPHGMRWAHVHRAALSGYSPDAVTLVATPLYSNTTLVVVFPTLAYGGTLVMMRKFDTLGYLQLAERHRATHTMLVPVQYQRLMDHPAFDHFRLNAFRAKHCTSAPFSAALKARVLARWPGALVEYYGMTEGGGTCVLQGQLFPHKLHTVGQPAEGHDIRLIDEDGQELPRGSETIGEVVGRSPAMMSGYHGQPGLSAQAEWFDAAGQRFIRTGDVGRFDADGFLVLMDRRKDMVISGGFNIYPSDLEAVLQRHPAVADCAVVGVPSREWGETPVAFVVRRAGHADTAEALRTWLNDQVGKTQRLAGLRLVDELPRSAIGKVLKRELRQAWGGEAG; this is encoded by the coding sequence ATGAGCCAGCCCACCACCGCCCCGCCGCCCACGGCCCCGCCGCCGCCCTTTCGCGCGCCCGGCCATTGGCTGGCCGAGCATGCCGCCCTGCGCGGGGCGGCCACCGCGCTGGTGGAAGGCGAGCGGCGCCTGAGTTATGCCGAGTTCAACGCCCAGGCCGACCGGGTGGCCGCCGCGCTGCAGCGCGACGGCGTGAAGCCGCAGCAGGCGGTGGCGGTGTGCGCCCTGTCCAGCATCGAGTACATGGTGCTGTTCCTGGGGGCGCTGCGCGCTGGCGTGGCGGTGGCGCCGCTGGCGCCCAGTGCCACGCCGCAGCAACTGGCCGGCATGGTGGCCGATGCCGGCGCCCCGCTGCTGTTTGCCGACGCGTCCACACAGGCGGTGCTGGGTGCGGTGCAGGGGGCGCGACGCATCACGCTGGACGGCAGCGACGGCGGCACGCCCTGGGCGCAGTGGCTGCAAGGCGCGCCGGCCACGCCGCAGCCGGTGGACGTGCAGCCAGGCTGGCCCTTCAACATCATCTACTCCAGCGGCACCACGGGCACGCCCAAGGGCATCGTGCAGCCGCACGGCATGCGCTGGGCGCATGTGCACCGTGCCGCCCTGTCGGGCTACAGCCCCGACGCGGTGACCCTGGTGGCCACGCCGCTGTACAGCAACACCACGCTGGTGGTGGTGTTCCCCACGCTGGCCTATGGCGGCACGCTGGTGATGATGCGCAAGTTCGACACCCTGGGCTACCTGCAACTGGCCGAGCGCCACCGCGCCACCCACACCATGCTGGTGCCGGTGCAGTACCAGCGGCTGATGGACCACCCCGCTTTCGACCACTTCAGGCTGAACGCCTTCCGCGCCAAGCACTGCACCAGCGCACCGTTTTCTGCGGCGCTGAAGGCCCGCGTGCTGGCGCGCTGGCCCGGCGCGCTGGTGGAGTACTACGGCATGACCGAAGGCGGCGGCACCTGCGTGCTGCAGGGCCAACTGTTCCCGCACAAGCTGCACACCGTGGGCCAGCCGGCCGAAGGCCACGACATCCGCCTGATCGATGAAGACGGCCAGGAACTGCCGCGCGGCAGCGAGACCATCGGCGAGGTCGTGGGCCGCAGCCCGGCCATGATGAGCGGCTACCACGGCCAGCCCGGGTTGTCGGCCCAGGCCGAGTGGTTCGACGCCGCGGGCCAGCGCTTCATCCGCACCGGCGACGTGGGCCGCTTCGACGCCGACGGCTTCCTGGTGCTGATGGACCGCCGCAAGGACATGGTCATCAGCGGGGGCTTCAACATCTACCCCAGCGACCTGGAAGCGGTGCTGCAGCGCCACCCCGCGGTGGCCGACTGCGCGGTGGTGGGCGTGCCTTCGCGTGAATGGGGCGAAACCCCGGTGGCCTTCGTGGTGCGCCGCGCCGGCCACGCCGACACGGCCGAAGCCCTGCGCACCTGGCTGAACGACCAGGTGGGCAAGACCCAGCGCCTGGCGGGCCTGCGCCTGGTGGACGAACTGCCGCGCAGTGCCATCGGCAAGGTGCTCAAGCGCGAGTTGCGTCAGGCCTGGGGCGGCGAGGCCGGCTGA
- a CDS encoding transcriptional regulator, Spx/MgsR family (PFAM: ArsC family~TIGRFAM: transcriptional regulator, Spx/MgsR family), translating to MSTLIYGIPNCDTVKKARAWLTEHGIEHRFHDFKRDGVPDAELARWLAALGWERLLNRAGTTWRRLDEATRSAVVDAPSARALMLAQPSVIKRPVVQWADGRLSVGFKAEDWAARR from the coding sequence ATGAGCACCCTGATCTACGGCATCCCCAACTGCGACACGGTGAAGAAGGCGCGCGCCTGGCTCACCGAGCATGGCATCGAACACCGCTTCCACGACTTCAAGCGCGACGGGGTGCCCGATGCCGAACTGGCCCGTTGGCTGGCGGCGCTGGGCTGGGAGCGCCTGCTCAACCGCGCCGGCACCACCTGGCGCCGCCTGGACGAAGCCACCCGGTCGGCGGTGGTGGACGCGCCCAGTGCCCGCGCGCTGATGCTGGCGCAGCCCAGCGTCATCAAGCGGCCGGTGGTGCAGTGGGCCGATGGCCGCTTGAGCGTGGGCTTCAAGGCCGAGGACTGGGCCGCACGCCGCTGA
- a CDS encoding hypothetical protein (PFAM: Protein of unknown function (DUF455)) encodes MKEEPVILESELRGRALQVLALNDPQAKADAALDLAATRPAPDPGLALASRPDLPPLPGRPLRPRLVDPQALPRRSPGTPEGRAALLHAIAHIEHNAIGLALDAVFRFAGLPEDFYFDWLRVAGEEAQHFLLLRDHLRTLGHDYGDFDAHDGLWTMAQRTNGDFTARMALVPRTLEARGLDATPPIQAKLKRVGDHAAVAILDVILHDEVGHVAIGNRWYRWACEREGLDPIAHYAVLAQRHRAPKLKGPFNRDARSRAGFSAEELAYLESTG; translated from the coding sequence ATGAAAGAAGAACCGGTGATTCTAGAGAGCGAGCTTCGCGGCCGTGCATTGCAGGTCTTGGCCTTGAACGACCCCCAGGCCAAGGCAGACGCGGCCCTGGACCTGGCCGCTACGCGCCCGGCACCCGACCCGGGCCTGGCCCTGGCCAGCCGCCCCGACCTGCCACCCCTGCCCGGCCGCCCGCTGCGCCCGCGCCTGGTGGACCCCCAGGCGCTGCCGCGCCGCAGCCCCGGCACGCCAGAAGGCCGCGCCGCGCTGCTGCATGCCATTGCCCACATTGAACACAACGCCATCGGCCTGGCGCTGGACGCGGTGTTTCGCTTTGCCGGCCTGCCGGAAGACTTCTACTTCGACTGGCTGCGCGTGGCCGGTGAAGAAGCCCAGCACTTCCTGCTGCTGCGCGACCACCTGCGCACCCTGGGCCACGACTATGGCGACTTCGACGCCCACGACGGGCTGTGGACCATGGCCCAGCGCACCAACGGCGACTTCACCGCCCGCATGGCCCTGGTGCCGCGCACCCTGGAAGCGCGCGGGCTGGACGCCACGCCGCCCATCCAGGCCAAGCTCAAGCGCGTGGGCGACCACGCGGCGGTGGCCATCCTGGACGTGATCCTGCATGACGAGGTGGGCCACGTGGCCATCGGCAACCGCTGGTACCGCTGGGCCTGCGAGCGCGAGGGCCTGGACCCCATCGCCCACTACGCGGTGCTGGCGCAACGCCACCGCGCCCCGAAGCTCAAGGGCCCGTTCAACCGGGACGCCAGGTCGCGCGCCGGTTTCAGCGCCGAGGAACTGGCGTACCTGGAATCCACAGGCTGA
- a CDS encoding transcriptional regulator (PFAM: Bacterial regulatory proteins, tetR family): MSTPTTLAPTPRFHEKREALLSAAAQQFNLLGVRGATLAGIGAQVGLATNSVTYYYRKKEDLALACNLRSIAAIDDWLADAARQPTVAQRVQRFFALQSEHLGRIEAAEQPQLVHFNDIRALPSPKVDQVFAAYTDMFRHLRALVSGPETAGLSRPALNARAHLLLSVSHWMRAWIVRHEADEYPRVARRVADILLHGVAAPGAAWQAADAADLRWNLARGGDTDPSGPGDAFLRAATTLVNEQGYRGASVAKISARLNVTKGSFYHHHDKKRDLISACFERSFDVMRRAFRLAEDSPGRGFDRACAAARALVRFQCSDQGPLLRSTATSAVPDPDQRQRVRRTMDQLTERMGCVLVDALVDGSVRPLDSHIAAQGLVAMINAAAELQRWVPGVDSDSAMGLYVRPAFLGLLCEPESGA, translated from the coding sequence ATGTCCACCCCCACCACGCTGGCCCCCACACCGCGCTTCCATGAAAAGCGCGAAGCCTTGCTGAGCGCGGCGGCCCAGCAGTTCAACCTGCTGGGGGTGCGCGGGGCCACGCTGGCCGGCATCGGTGCGCAGGTGGGCCTGGCCACCAACAGCGTAACCTACTACTACCGCAAGAAGGAAGACCTGGCGCTGGCCTGCAACCTGCGCAGCATTGCAGCCATCGATGACTGGCTGGCGGACGCCGCACGGCAGCCCACGGTGGCGCAGCGGGTGCAGCGCTTCTTTGCATTGCAGTCCGAACACCTGGGGCGCATTGAAGCCGCCGAGCAGCCGCAGCTGGTGCACTTCAACGACATCCGTGCGCTGCCCAGCCCGAAGGTGGACCAGGTCTTCGCCGCCTACACCGACATGTTCCGCCACCTGCGCGCGCTGGTCAGCGGCCCGGAAACCGCCGGCCTGTCGCGCCCGGCTTTGAACGCGCGCGCGCACCTGCTGCTGTCGGTGTCGCACTGGATGCGGGCCTGGATCGTGCGCCACGAGGCCGACGAATACCCGCGCGTGGCCCGGCGGGTGGCCGACATCCTGCTGCACGGCGTGGCCGCGCCTGGCGCGGCCTGGCAGGCCGCCGACGCCGCCGACCTGCGCTGGAACCTGGCGCGCGGCGGGGACACCGACCCCAGCGGTCCGGGCGACGCCTTCCTGCGCGCGGCCACCACGCTGGTGAACGAGCAGGGCTACCGGGGGGCGTCGGTGGCCAAGATCTCGGCCCGGCTGAACGTGACCAAGGGCTCGTTCTACCACCACCACGACAAGAAGCGGGACCTGATCAGCGCCTGCTTCGAGCGCAGCTTCGACGTCATGCGCCGCGCCTTCCGCCTGGCCGAGGACAGCCCCGGCCGCGGCTTCGACCGCGCCTGCGCGGCGGCGCGGGCGCTGGTGCGCTTCCAGTGTTCCGACCAGGGCCCGCTCTTGCGCAGCACCGCCACCAGCGCCGTGCCCGACCCCGACCAGCGCCAGCGTGTACGCCGCACCATGGACCAGCTGACCGAGCGCATGGGCTGCGTGCTGGTGGACGCGCTGGTGGACGGTTCGGTGCGTCCGCTGGACAGCCACATCGCGGCGCAGGGCCTGGTGGCCATGATCAACGCGGCGGCCGAACTGCAGCGCTGGGTGCCCGGGGTGGACAGCGACAGCGCCATGGGCCTGTACGTGCGGCCGGCCTTCCTGGGCCTGCTGTGCGAGCCCGAATCCGGCGCCTGA
- a CDS encoding disulfide bond chaperone (PFAM: Hsp33 protein) produces the protein MDELHKFLFEGLPVRGMLVRLGPAWRELLSRRESRDDGGHAFNAPVRALLGEMAAAALLMQANIKFNGALVLQVFGDGPVKLAVAEAQPDFGFRATAKVVGAVPADAQLAAMLNVHGQGRCAITLDPQDRQPGQQPYQGVVPLHGDQKEPLQRLSQVLEHYMLQSEQLDTRLVLAADDQHAAGLLIQRLPIEGAANLAGTPWKQGDENLIGREDDFHRIALLAATLTREELLGLEPAQVLHRLFWQEDVRRFDPVAPRFSCTCSRARVAGMLRGLGREEVQGILDERGDVEIGCDFCGLQYRFDPVDALDLFSPGRGPAAPGDALH, from the coding sequence ATGGACGAGCTTCACAAGTTCCTGTTCGAAGGCCTGCCGGTGCGCGGCATGCTGGTGCGCCTGGGGCCGGCCTGGCGCGAACTGCTCAGCCGGCGCGAAAGCCGAGACGACGGCGGTCACGCCTTCAACGCGCCGGTGCGCGCGCTGCTGGGCGAGATGGCCGCTGCGGCGCTGCTGATGCAGGCCAACATCAAGTTCAACGGCGCGCTGGTGCTGCAGGTCTTCGGCGACGGGCCGGTGAAGCTGGCGGTGGCCGAGGCCCAGCCCGACTTCGGCTTTCGCGCCACGGCCAAGGTGGTGGGCGCGGTGCCGGCCGACGCGCAACTGGCCGCCATGCTGAACGTGCACGGCCAGGGCCGCTGCGCCATCACGCTGGACCCGCAGGACCGCCAGCCGGGCCAGCAGCCCTACCAGGGGGTGGTACCGCTGCATGGCGACCAAAAAGAACCGCTGCAGCGGCTGTCGCAGGTGCTGGAGCACTACATGCTGCAGTCCGAACAACTGGACACCCGCCTGGTGCTGGCCGCGGACGACCAGCACGCTGCGGGGCTGCTGATCCAGCGCCTGCCCATCGAAGGCGCTGCCAACCTGGCCGGCACGCCCTGGAAGCAGGGCGACGAAAACCTGATCGGGCGCGAGGACGACTTCCACCGCATCGCGCTGCTGGCGGCCACGCTCACGCGCGAGGAACTTCTGGGGCTGGAGCCGGCCCAGGTGCTGCACCGGCTGTTCTGGCAAGAGGATGTCCGTCGCTTCGACCCCGTGGCGCCGCGCTTTTCATGCACCTGCTCGCGCGCGCGGGTGGCGGGCATGCTGCGCGGCCTGGGGCGCGAGGAAGTCCAGGGCATCCTGGACGAGCGGGGCGACGTGGAGATCGGGTGCGACTTCTGCGGCCTGCAGTACCGCTTTGACCCGGTGGATGCGCTGGACCTGTTCAGCCCGGGGCGCGGGCCCGCAGCGCCGGGCGACGCGTTGCATTGA